The window AATACTGTTCCACAAAGCTAGAGGGATGTCTAGAACTGCTACACAGTTGTCATATGATTTCTGTGACACTTGTGGGGTGACAAATCTACAGTAATGACAGGCatgcaaaaacatttaaatgtatgcaGGAACTGGGTTaagcaaatttaaaaatgtaaagtatATGTGAACAGCAATAGTGTTGCTGGCCATTCATAATCTATGAAttcagcattggttttcagcctCCATGGAGAGCATTAACTATATTTTATACTCAAATGTGATGTGTAACACCACAGTACTCAACTCAACAAAAGCTGCTGTATACACATCCCAGAGTCATTTGTTAGATTTTCTCACCATCTCTAAACTTTGAAACCTTAGTGATTGTAATCCAACTGTAAACCCCTGCTGAGAGTTTAGaaggtttttaaaatattttatgaatgtgGTGTAATGCTCTATTTAATAATTGATTGACATATGCCTTGTGAGATTAGATATGGAAATGGGCATTTGTATCATTGAATATGGTTTAAGCAAattgaaatgtgttttaagAAAACTAAGTCTAGAATATGAGCCTGACACTCAAACGACTAGCCACTGCACATCCCTGTTTATTGACCGACGGGCCATCTTAAACCATGCTTCTCAGTAGCATTTACATTTTCCTTGTGGGCTTTACAAATTGTTTCTTTTTCAAAGTTTCTTTCTCAAAACCTGAGTTCAGCTTGGAAGGAGAATACTTATTGGGTGGCCTTTTCCCTTTACATGAAGCTGACCATGTGACACCCCTGTTCTTCCCAGAGACCACTGAATGTTTCAGGTAAGCAAGGATTTTTTATCAGCCAGGTTATCAATATGCAATATTGTAAATCAAAGCAGCATTTCCTCAAAgtcaactttataaaataaaacttcaaTTACATGCTATTAACTTCCTCACTGATGTTTTCAAGGCACCGTTCCTCAAAATCTGGCTATCAGATGTTGCAAGTAATGAGGTTTGCTGTTGAGGAGATTAACAACTCCACTACTCTTCTGCCCAATGTTTCTCTGGGCTATGAAATTTTTGACCATTGTTCTGACACAAAGAATTTCGCTTCAGTCTTAAGTTTTATCTCAAAGAATGGATCAATAAAACCTAAAGAAAAACTGAGCAACTATCGGCCTAAAGTGATTGCTTTAACAGGGCCATATGGAAGCACAAGAACTATTACTATTGCACCACTGATCACAATGGACTTTATACCATTGGTAAATTGTTTCTTTACATAACAAAATACTTACGCACTTACTCCCTTCCCTTTGTTCAGGACTACCAAGttactatatatataatgctAATAAATTGTTTATAGTttactgttttcttttctttcaaaGGTGAATTATGGAGCTTCTAGCTATGCGTTAAGCAACAAACTAAAGTATCCCTCTTTTGTAAGAACAACCCCTAGCAACAAAAACCTGATAGAGATGATTATTCACATCATACGGTGGTTTGGATGGAACTGGGTTGCCTTTATTGGTAGCCAAGATGATTACAGTTCAGACGGACTAAAGCTTTTTAACAAGTATATAAGCAATACTGGCATTTGTCTGGCCTATCAAGAGCGCCTAAGTCTAAATGCAAACTACAGTCTAACACTTCAAAAGATTGATATGCTAAACATCAATGTCATTGTTGTTTTTGCTGTGTCACAATATGCAAGCAAAATTATCAAAGCAGCCATAGCAAACAACATCCAAGATAAAGTATGGATTGCAAGTCAGGCATGGTCTATGAATCAACAGCTTCCCAGAGAGCCAGGAATTGGGAAAATTGGCACAATCATTGGTGTTACCGAAAGAATGTTGtcattgcctggatttaatgaATTTGTCTATAAACACAGGAGAACAACTGATGTTAACCATTATGAAGAGAGTGACATCCAGAGTACGAGTAAGACGTGTAATCAAGTTTGTGATTACTGCACAATGTTGACCGCAGAGGAGATTATAAATGAAAATCCCACATTCTCCTTTGCCATCTATGCTGCCATATATACCATAGCTCATGCTTTACATAAAGTTCTGCAGTGCAACATGAATGAATGCCGCAAAAACACAGCGGTTAAGCCATACATGGTGAGTGAATTTGAATCCATGACAAGTTGaatcattatttaaattatattattgaataacaatcttttaattaattaaataatgaataatgttggtcatatattttttttttaaaaactgcatattataatatattatttaattaatatacaaGTCTTTTTCTTTTACAGCTTCTGGAAGAAATAAAGAAGTTGGATTTTCCACTCAGTGGCCGTCAGGTGAAATATGATGATAATTATGATCCAACCATCAGTTATGCATTTGTGCTCTGGCACACTGATGTGAATCCTCCACAGTTTGAGATGGTGGGCACATATGATACATATCCAGAAGTGACTTTTACCATCAACAACTCTCTCCTGCCCTGGCATAGCAATGGTTCTGTAAGTCTTAATTTGATCTAAACGTTTAACTTTATAGATTCCACTTTATCTCAATCAATTTAGCAAATTTCTCCAAATGAAGCCAATGctctcaaaacaattaacacAACCATCAAAATACCCTCCTTCTTCAGTAACGTAAAATACAGCAAATACTGACATCAAGTCTATTAGATTGTTCTCTACTGATTGCATATACCAGTATACTATTGAAAAGCTAATTTATGTTTTGTCCATGAAAGCAAGACCTGagaaatatgtgtgtgtgtgtgtgtgtttgtttaaggAAATTAAGTAAGCAGTATTCTGTAATTTGTAGTCCATTTATCGAAAGTATGTACTGTTCAGATGGCTGAGTTAATTGTTTGTATGAAATCaagtaataaaaatagtaaataatacaatttgtaatacaataatacaaaactgtaataatacattttccCATCCCTTAAAGGTTCCTTTCTCAAACTGCTCTGCTGAGTGTAAGGAGGGATTTTCAAGGCAACCTGAAGGTTTTCATAGTTGCTGTTTTACGTGTAAAAAATGCCAGCATAACAGCTATGTGGATCATTCTCGTAAGTATCTTAGGAAGTGGTCAATGACACCTTGGTATTTAAGTCATTAAGATTTATCTTCTGTCCATTCTATCACCACTTTACTGGAGATATGATGCTTTTTTAAGTGTGATTTGAAGACAAAACATTCTCCCACATCCATTTAATTTCTTGTTCTGTCATAAAACTAGGTCCTAGAAAAAAAGTCCTTAATGTAATCTGCTAGCTAGCACCATTCACTACATGGTACAAGCTGGTTGCATCTGCAGTCAGTGAGCTTGGTGCTCAACATTTAATCAGTTTGGTTCTGTGTTTGCTGAAAACAAGTCTTACAGCAAGAaatcagaaaccctccaccttccccagctcagctgaaatgaagtttgtttttgtttttttttgtacagtgCAGAGTATGTGAGCAGAGTGGAGTAATTATTGAAAGTTTAGATAGAAGAGGGGAAATTGCCGCTCCACACCCACTCACTTTGGTACAGTGAGAACAATCACTGTATTGGCGGTAAACTCTGTTCTAGCACAAAACCTCATGGCCATACCATATCTTCTTCACAACCGTTTCATAACACACTGGAAGGATATTACAATCATTATGGATTTTACTATAAGTCAGTTACATAAGTTAGCTAATATAAGTGTTTAATACAACTGTAGTGTGCATTACTGTAACATCTTAAGCAACCAGATTCATTTGAAACGTCTTGCTCTCACACTGGGGTTGCAAACAAATGGAAATAAGAGCTGGATATATTTGCAAGCAGTTATTCctttttaaatcaaaaaacaaaatttcacTTCAGGTTatcttaaaacaaaaacacgaGAAACAGAACACCTAATATAACAACAAGATCAGACAAAGGCTAACTGAAAATAAGGACCATATATACACAGAGAAATACCAGGGACAAAACAAAATAGTTAACTCGATGCAGGTGAGACACGTCTACATGTACATGAGGGCAAATCAAACACTATGGCAACAGATGACAGAGATAAAGGAAACTGACCTGGGAACAGTGCAAAACTAACAGGCTAACAACTTAAAACAAGACTCAAACCCAGAAACATACGTAACATTACCCAATCAAAATGGTGCATCCACGTgccttaaaacatcaacaaaaTACAACATAGGAGGGTGGACAGGGGCTTAGGAGGAGCATGCATAACTCCCCAGGGAGGAGACAACGGCTGGGGAAGCCAGGGAGTGACCCCAAACAGTTCTAGCAGGCTGAAGGCCCACGGTGGAGCTGATGGAGAGAGGAGCCATGGTGGTTCTTTGGTGGAGAGGCAGAGCAAAACCAGGGGGATGACTTACAGAGGCGGAGCCGGTGGTTGTGGAGACCTAGGCTGAGCCAAAGAGCTGAAGAGACCAGGTGTCACCGAATGACCTGGAGACCAAGGCGGAGTCGCAATGACAAGCGGCCGAGGTGGAGCCAGAGGGAAGGAGGAGCCAAGAGAGCCAAAGGGTGGAAGGACAAGGTGCAGACAAAGGTCCAGAAGTCCGTGGCAAAGGCAGAGCGATGACTGATCAAGGTGGAGCCGGAGGTACGAGGAAGCCTGTTTGAGTTGGAAAGATGACAGTCCCAGGTGGAGCTGGAGGAGATTGGTCAATAGGCTGAGGTGGGGTGACAGGCTTGGAGGTTTGAGGTAGAGCTAGAGAGTCAACACACCAGGGCGGAGCTGGTGAACAGGAAGCCCAAAGCTGCTAGGAGCCAGTGAAGGAGTCAAAGGACTGAAGGGAGCCAGCGCCAAAGAACTGGATAGCATGGGCAGAGGGTTACGAGATGGCTTACTTGGCCATGACAGGGTAGGCAGAGAGTTCAAAAACAGCCTCCTTGGCCGATACAGATTAGGCAGAGGAGGTGGGAGTGGGAGGTAGGGTGGGAAAATCAAACCACACTGATATGGTGCTGGGCAATGAAACATACTTGGTATTTGGCGACAAAACAGACTTGGTGCTGGGCTACAAAACAGGGATGGTGCAGGGCCTTACATACTCATTGGGGTTCTAAGTCAGCACACTCATATTATCCTCTTCTCCTCTTCTGGCTCAGGCTCCGGGACAAAATTGGCTTCAGGTCATGAGGTCTTCTAATGCTGTGGCTAATGGAGCAATGTGTACTGCAGTCGCTAGCAGATTTTGATCCTCCTGACTTTCACCGTTGGTGATGAGGGATCCGCACTGATGTAAAATCCACTCAATGTACTTGTGGAATGTCCCTTAAGGGCTGCCTGGTTGTGCAATATGATGACATCAGCCTCTGCgtatttttatttctaaaatacaCAGAAGTTGATGTCATTGTAGTGCATGAAAGGAACCAGATCTAGAAACCTCTTTGTATGCTCCTCAAGGGACAGGAGAGGAGGAGGATCTGAACTGCAGCTAGATCCTTTTGATCGGTCTGATCTTCCATCAGGTTGGAGTTTCaaataaatggaaataaaagAGTTGGATCTATTTTCaagcatttattcatttttaatcaaaatgaactcaaacatttcacTTCAGATTATCTTGAAACAAAAACATGAGAAACAGAACAACACTGCAATCAGACCAAGACTAACTGAACATAaagactatatatatacacagagaaACACTAGGGACAAAACGAGATAATTAGCTAGACACAGGTGAGACTCATGAGGGCAAATCAAACACTATGGAAACAGATGACAGAGGAAGACAAAAGAAGCTAAACTGGGAATGATGCAAAATTAACAGGATTACAATTCAAACAAAACTCAAACCTAGAAACAGACATAACACTTGCATTATTTGCTACTGAATTAACTGATTAAGTACTAATTTGAAAGAATTGTTGTGTTCTagtgattaaaccaaatgttcccattacattttacaatgatcttgtgttttgaaacaatTATGTGGAAAGAAAATATGTATagctgttttaaaaaaatgactagCAGTATGAACATTTTTGTACCTTGTGAAAATAGTACAAGCAAATAAAAAACTgtaagtatattattttaaaggttattattactgtaatagttattctttttaaaagtatgctgaAGTATACTGTATTTCCTTTTCACAAGGGTATGGGTTTTGGCAAAATACTATTATAAACATTCATAATATTCTGCTGTTTTTCAGGGGACCCCTATACCTGTTTTCCTTGTGCAGCGAGTGAATGGTATGATGAAAGCACCATGAAGTGTAAGACACGTTCTGTTGTCTATCTTCAGTTCACAGAAATCCCCTCCATCGCTGTCTTGGTTTCTGCCATATGTATAATTATTTTACTCATTGCCATATTTTGTATTTTCGCCTACAATTACAACACACCAGTGGTGAGGTCTGCTGGTGGTAGCATGTGTTTCCTGATGTTGACATGCTTGATTTTGTCTAGTATAAGTGCGTTCTTTTTCTTTGGAGAACCCACATCTGCACTTTGCCTCATGAGAAATGCCATATTTGCATTTTTCTTCACTGTCTGCATTTCCTGTTTGACTGTCCGTTCCTTTCaaattgtttgtgtttttaaaatggctGCTCAGTTCCCTAGGGTGCACAGCCTTTGGGTAAAGCACAATGGACAGTGGCTCTTCATTGCATTTGCCTCTGTCATTCATTTAATTCCTTGTGTTGTATGGATGACTTTCTCTCCTGTCAAAGTCACAGCTGACTCATGGACTTATAAAGATCAAATTATGCTCATCTGTGAAAGGGGGAGTACTATAACCTTAACCATAGTTGTGTTC of the Megalobrama amblycephala isolate DHTTF-2021 linkage group LG12, ASM1881202v1, whole genome shotgun sequence genome contains:
- the LOC125279300 gene encoding taste receptor type 1 member 1-like, which translates into the protein MIIHIIRWFGWNWVAFIGSQDDYSSDGLKLFNKYISNTGICLAYQERLSLNANYSLTLQKIDMLNINVIVVFAVSQYASKIIKAAIANNIQDKVWIASQAWSMNQQLPREPGIGKIGTIIGVTERMLSLPGFNEFVYKHRRTTDVNHYEESDIQSTSKTCNQVCDYCTMLTAEEIINENPTFSFAIYAAIYTIAHALHKVLQCNMNECRKNTAVKPYMLLEEIKKLDFPLSGRQVKYDDNYDPTISYAFVLWHTDVNPPQFEMVGTYDTYPEVTFTINNSLLPWHSNGSVPFSNCSAECKEGFSRQPEGFHSCCFTCKKCQHNSYVDHSRDPYTCFPCAASEWYDESTMKCKTRSVVYLQFTEIPSIAVLVSAICIIILLIAIFCIFAYNYNTPVVRSAGGSMCFLMLTCLILSSISAFFFFGEPTSALCLMRNAIFAFFFTVCISCLTVRSFQIVCVFKMAAQFPRVHSLWVKHNGQWLFIAFASVIHLIPCVVWMTFSPVKVTADSWTYKDQIMLICERGSTITLTIVVFIGWFLGFLCLLFSYMGRDLPKSYNEAKSITFSLILYYLTWIVYFTAYLSFKSKYITLLNAMAQISSINGILFSYFIPKSYIIIFQPQKNTPAYFQTSIQNYTQTISRT